In a single window of the Coffea eugenioides isolate CCC68of chromosome 3, Ceug_1.0, whole genome shotgun sequence genome:
- the LOC113764585 gene encoding protein ALP1-like, whose translation MDKEGDEQKAKKRKAVVANYMVTIATLVVWWHEKHIVKEPYLDFKVAREIYLRRLYYGNNRVCVEQLRLNKHCFTVLCTNLREHCGLTDTRNITVEEAVAMFLYVLAHNFKNRTVNFNFIRSGETVSRYFNIVLRAIIKLGRHYLIQPESEMEGYEHEKWEWFQDCLGALDGTYVKVHVLLRDQGRYRNRKNEIATNVLGVCSRDMRFTYVLPGWEGSAADGRVLRDALVRSDPLIVPKGKYFLVDAGYANSSGFLAPYRGVRYHLSEWSANGSKPQNFKELFNLRHSIARNVIERTFGLFKKRWAILRDASFFDVKTHVMIINACAILHNLIRVEQPNDPYLDEVDAEMRRVQHEVDDEDEMEDEDEENGMEDDGPNNDGGVNAVNENRIRTVQPTSEWTQFRNALARAMFIDYQIRQGHHGS comes from the exons ATGGATAAAGAAGGAGACgagcaaaaagcaaaaaagagaaaagcggTAGTTGCAAATTATATGGTAACAATAGCTACATTAGTAGTTTGGTGGCATGAGAAACATATAGTAAAGGAGCCTTACTTGGACTTTAAAGTAGCACGTGAAATATATCTAAGGCGTCTTTACTATGGAAACAATAGAGTTTGTGTAGAGCAACTTAGACTCAATAAACATTGTTTTACTGTTTTATGTACAAATTTAAGAGAGCATTGTGGGTTGACGGATACTAGAAATATTACTGTTGAAGAGGCAGTTGCAATGTTTCTCTATGTTCTTGCTCATAATTTTAAGAATCGCACTGTCAATTTTAATTTCATAAGATCAGGTGAGACAGTTAGTCGATACTTTAATATAGTTCTACGTGCTATCATAAAATTGGGGAGACACTATCTTATCCAGCCTGAATCGGAAATGGAAGGTTACGAGCATGAAAAGTGGGAATGGTTTCAG GATTGTCTTGGAGCGTTAGACGGTACTTATGTTAAAGTACATGTTCTTCTTAGAGATCAAGGAAGATATAGGAATAGGAAGAATGAGATAGCAACAAATGTTTTAGGTGTATGCTCCCGTGACATGAGATTTACATATGTATTGCCTGGATGGGAAGGTTCTGCAGCAGATGGTAGAGTTCTACGGGATGCGTTAGTTAGATCAGATCCATTAATTGTTCCCAAGG GCAAGTACTTTCTTGTTGATGCGGGTTATGCAAATAGCTCCGGTTTCTTAGCTCCATATAGGGGAGTTAGATATCATCTTAGCGAGTGGTCTGCTAATGGGAGCAAGCCTCAAAATTTTAAAGAGTTATTCAACCTTCGACATTCAATTGCTCGAAATGTGATTGAAAGGACATTTGGTTTGTTCAAGAAGCGGTGGGCCATTTTGAGAGATGCATCTTTTTTTGATGTTAAGACTCATGTCATGATAATTAATGCATGTGCCATCCTTCATAACCTTATTCGAGTAGAACAACCAAATGACCCTTACTTGGATGAAGTTGATGCTGAGATGCGAAGAGTACAACATGAggttgatgatgaagatgaaatggAAGATGAAGATGAGGAAAATGGAATGGAAGATGATGGTCCAAATAATGATGGTGGTGTAAATGCTGTTAACGAGAATCGAATTCGAACAGTACAACCAACTAGCGAGTGGACACAATTTAGGAATGCTTTAGCACGAGCAATGTTTATTGACTATCAAATTAGACAAGGCCATCATGGAAGTTGA